The following are encoded together in the Methylomonas methanica MC09 genome:
- the pdxA gene encoding 4-hydroxythreonine-4-phosphate dehydrogenase PdxA, translating into MSSVSIPRIALTPGEPAGIGPELCIQLAQQPQPCELVAIADPELLKERAALLGLPLTIRTFAADKPASPTPAGSLSVLPVALAEPAICGRLNPANSAYVLETIRLAAQGCMDNTFAAMVTAPVHKGIINDAGIPFSGHTEFIATITGGTPVMMLATPGLRVALVTTHLPLSQVSAAITAEALTDVIRLLDQDLRLRFAITQPKILVCGLNPHAGENGHLGREEIDIIEPSLESLRCEGINLYGPLPADTLFTPKYLDTADAVLAMYHDQGLPVLKHKGFGQAVNITLGLPIVRTSVDHGTALELAGTGKASLGSLQFALQTALAMLPSTFNDLNPPPVSKTDTP; encoded by the coding sequence ATGTCGTCAGTGAGCATACCCCGCATAGCCTTAACCCCCGGCGAACCCGCCGGCATAGGCCCCGAGCTATGCATACAACTGGCGCAGCAGCCGCAGCCCTGCGAACTGGTGGCGATTGCCGACCCTGAACTGCTAAAAGAGCGGGCCGCTCTACTGGGCTTGCCTCTGACGATTCGAACATTTGCAGCCGATAAACCAGCCTCTCCGACGCCGGCGGGCAGTTTAAGCGTGCTGCCGGTCGCATTGGCCGAGCCGGCTATCTGCGGCCGGCTAAACCCCGCCAACAGCGCTTACGTATTGGAAACCATCCGTTTGGCCGCGCAAGGCTGCATGGACAACACCTTCGCCGCCATGGTCACCGCCCCGGTGCATAAAGGCATCATCAACGACGCCGGCATCCCGTTCAGCGGCCATACCGAATTCATCGCCACCATCACCGGCGGCACCCCGGTGATGATGCTGGCCACGCCGGGTCTGCGGGTGGCGCTGGTCACTACGCATTTACCGCTTTCGCAAGTCAGCGCCGCGATTACCGCCGAAGCGTTGACCGATGTTATTCGCTTGCTGGATCAAGACCTGCGGCTACGCTTTGCCATAACCCAGCCCAAAATTCTGGTTTGCGGGCTGAATCCGCACGCCGGCGAAAACGGCCACCTGGGGCGGGAAGAAATCGACATCATCGAACCTAGCTTGGAAAGCCTGCGTTGCGAGGGTATTAACCTTTACGGCCCTCTGCCCGCCGACACCCTGTTCACTCCAAAATATCTGGACACCGCCGATGCGGTACTGGCCATGTACCACGACCAAGGCCTACCGGTGTTGAAACACAAAGGTTTCGGCCAAGCCGTCAACATTACTCTGGGCCTACCCATCGTCCGCACCTCAGTCGACCACGGCACCGCATTAGAGCTGGCCGGCACCGGCAAAGCCAGCCTCGGCAGTTTGCAATTTGCCTTGCAAACGGCTTTGGCGATGTTACCATCGACTTTCAACGACTTGAATCCGCCACCTGTTTCCAAAACCGATACACCATGA
- a CDS encoding cytochrome D1 domain-containing protein: protein MKPLCSVLPVLFSLLLNACSQVELRATGDLGVVIEREQGSAQIVNTSKPAMLSRIEGLGDLSHASVVFSRDQRYAYVFGRDGGLTKIDLLRDEIVKRVVQAGNSIGGAISQDGKVIAVSNYTPGGVKLFDADTLEQLADIPAVYGEDNKLSKVVGLVDAPGQRFVCSLFEGNQIWLIDAKNSRQPQVQKFHNIGKQPYDALLTPDGHYYLAGLFGEKGLALLDLWQPELGVKHILQDYGKDDAQMPVYKMPHLEGWTVAGDWLLVPAVGRHEVLVIDKRDWSLVKRVPVAGQPVFVMSRPDGRQVWVNFAFPDNQKIQVIDVKDFSVVKTLQPGKGVMHMEFTPRGEAVWLAVRDEDRVMVYDTETLTEAARLPAQKPSGIFFSNRANQLGL, encoded by the coding sequence ATGAAACCTTTATGCTCCGTTTTGCCCGTGCTTTTTTCCTTGCTGCTAAACGCTTGCAGCCAGGTGGAGCTGCGCGCCACCGGCGATCTCGGCGTGGTGATCGAGCGCGAGCAGGGCAGTGCGCAGATCGTCAATACCAGTAAACCCGCCATGCTCAGCCGAATCGAAGGTTTGGGTGATTTGTCGCATGCCTCGGTGGTGTTTTCCCGCGATCAGCGCTATGCCTACGTGTTCGGCCGCGACGGCGGCTTGACTAAGATCGACCTGTTGCGGGACGAGATAGTCAAACGCGTTGTGCAGGCCGGCAACAGCATCGGCGGGGCGATTTCCCAGGACGGCAAAGTGATCGCCGTCTCCAATTACACGCCGGGCGGCGTCAAGTTGTTCGATGCCGACACGCTGGAACAACTGGCCGACATTCCTGCCGTTTACGGCGAAGACAACAAATTGTCCAAGGTCGTCGGCTTGGTCGATGCGCCCGGCCAACGTTTCGTTTGCAGTTTGTTCGAAGGCAATCAAATCTGGCTGATAGACGCCAAAAATTCGCGCCAACCGCAGGTGCAAAAATTCCATAATATCGGCAAGCAACCCTATGACGCTTTGCTGACCCCGGACGGCCATTATTACCTTGCCGGCCTGTTCGGCGAGAAAGGTTTGGCTTTGTTGGATTTATGGCAGCCCGAGCTAGGCGTCAAACATATTCTGCAGGATTACGGCAAGGACGACGCACAAATGCCGGTGTATAAAATGCCGCATCTGGAAGGTTGGACGGTGGCCGGCGACTGGCTGTTGGTGCCGGCGGTGGGGCGGCATGAAGTGTTGGTGATAGACAAGCGCGACTGGTCGCTGGTTAAACGCGTTCCGGTGGCCGGCCAGCCGGTGTTCGTGATGTCTCGGCCGGACGGACGGCAGGTGTGGGTGAATTTCGCGTTTCCGGATAATCAGAAAATACAGGTTATCGATGTCAAGGATTTCAGCGTGGTCAAAACCCTGCAACCCGGTAAAGGGGTGATGCACATGGAATTTACCCCGCGCGGCGAAGCGGTGTGGTTGGCGGTGCGCGACGAAGACCGGGTGATGGTGTACGACACCGAAACGCTGACCGAAGCGGCCCGCCTGCCGGCACAAAAACCCAGCGGCATTTTCTTTAGCAACCGTGCCAATCAATTGGGTTTGTAA
- a CDS encoding nucleotidyltransferase family protein: MNRAEALELLKNSKPLLMSRYAVKSLALFGSTARNSANSGSDIDILVSFDGPATSQRYFGVQFYLEDMFACPVDLVTDKALRPELKPYIEKEAIHV, encoded by the coding sequence ATGAACCGTGCCGAGGCGCTCGAATTACTCAAGAACAGCAAACCATTGCTCATGAGCCGTTATGCCGTCAAAAGCCTAGCACTTTTCGGCTCTACGGCACGTAACTCTGCCAATAGCGGCAGCGATATCGACATTCTGGTCAGTTTCGACGGCCCAGCCACCTCGCAGCGTTATTTTGGTGTGCAGTTTTACCTTGAAGATATGTTTGCCTGCCCGGTTGACTTGGTTACCGATAAAGCCTTGCGTCCCGAGCTAAAGCCCTATATCGAAAAAGAAGCAATTCATGTCTGA
- a CDS encoding DUF3465 domain-containing protein — protein sequence MIKAVMLAVLFLLAVGMPLAWADTPYSASDTALQQAFRSHRSDLRIDGEGVVIKLLPDDNHGSRHQRFILRLRTGQTLLIAHNIDLAPKIENLRVGDTVSFYGEYEWSEKGGTVHWTHRDPGRRHADGWLKVAGQVYQ from the coding sequence ATGATTAAAGCTGTTATGTTGGCGGTGCTGTTTTTGCTGGCGGTCGGGATGCCGCTTGCGTGGGCCGATACGCCTTATTCCGCAAGCGATACCGCGTTGCAGCAAGCCTTTCGTAGTCATCGTAGTGACCTGCGGATTGATGGCGAAGGCGTGGTGATCAAACTATTACCGGACGACAACCACGGCAGCCGTCATCAGCGTTTCATCCTGCGGCTGCGGACCGGCCAAACGTTGTTGATAGCGCATAATATCGATCTGGCGCCCAAAATCGAAAATCTGCGGGTCGGCGATACAGTGTCTTTTTACGGCGAGTACGAATGGAGCGAAAAAGGCGGTACCGTGCATTGGACCCACAGAGATCCGGGACGGCGCCATGCCGATGGTTGGCTGAAGGTTGCCGGGCAGGTTTATCAGTGA
- the leuD gene encoding 3-isopropylmalate dehydratase small subunit encodes MRAFTTLTALVAPLDRANIDTDAIIPKQFLKSIRRAGFGPYLFDEWRYLDHGEPDMDCSNRPLNQDFVLNQPQYQGAQILLTRENFGCGSSREHAPWALEDYGFRAIIAPSFADIFFNNCFKNGILPIVLPAETVDRLFNEMADGYQLTIDLQAQTITTPSGQAIGFSVDENRRHRLLNGLDDIALSLQHADKIKAYEAERAKRAPWLFKEA; translated from the coding sequence GTGAGAGCATTTACCACTTTGACAGCACTGGTTGCGCCGTTGGACAGAGCCAATATCGACACCGACGCCATCATCCCCAAGCAATTTTTAAAATCCATCCGCCGCGCCGGTTTCGGCCCGTATTTGTTCGACGAATGGCGCTATCTGGATCATGGCGAACCCGACATGGATTGCAGCAACCGGCCGCTGAACCAGGATTTCGTGCTGAACCAACCGCAATACCAAGGCGCGCAAATTCTGCTGACCCGGGAAAACTTCGGCTGCGGCTCTTCGCGCGAGCATGCGCCGTGGGCGCTGGAAGATTACGGCTTCCGGGCCATTATCGCCCCCAGCTTTGCCGACATCTTTTTTAACAACTGTTTTAAAAACGGTATTTTGCCTATCGTGCTGCCGGCGGAAACCGTTGACCGACTGTTCAACGAAATGGCTGACGGTTACCAGCTGACCATCGACTTGCAAGCCCAAACCATCACCACCCCCAGCGGTCAAGCGATTGGTTTTAGCGTCGACGAAAACCGCCGTCACCGCTTATTGAACGGTTTGGACGACATTGCACTGTCTTTACAGCATGCCGACAAAATCAAAGCCTATGAGGCCGAACGCGCCAAACGCGCGCCTTGGCTGTTTAAAGAAGCGTAA
- a CDS encoding nitrite reductase, giving the protein MKKTITKRLNQSLLAVSITTLLSSGVAMAKSDDMHQLYEDNCASCHGSDHGGYLAPALNSETLKGRSPTALRTIVMAGSFDTLMPPFYGKLNDDQIRGVIKHLQATPKQPNPAWTLADMKKSLKVYVKDESTLPDKPTYKIDNIDNLIGVAARGKYGRGEGSRAIFINSTTHQKVGEIPTGVAAHIIDFNPANPRWAYVKTDTAEIFKVDLYSMQATRSIKTGYNGPGMGVSRDGKYIMAGSFVPHNAVILDADTLEPLKTFELEGVDPDGKMVSSDSGMIIGTPYADIFAIALENAGQVWIVDYKEDGFPVTKIEKVGRHLHDAFLTHGGKKLMVASYDDSIVAAIDLEERKLIKQLPAGCVPHVGGGSAVKVDGRTLGFGTNFGDCDKMVVSVWDLDKMEVVKQIPVSGGTESPAAHANAPYVAVDIISKDRRARTVQLIDKKTLEVVKTLDVGGHAYFPEYSADGKFLYISAGYNGDEVVVYDSNTLQKVASVPMESPAGIFSRGRVKYMTRGLSPDEMEQSK; this is encoded by the coding sequence ATGAAAAAAACGATAACAAAACGACTGAATCAATCCTTGCTGGCGGTTTCGATTACCACGCTACTGTCATCCGGGGTGGCGATGGCAAAATCCGACGATATGCACCAGCTGTATGAAGATAATTGCGCCAGCTGCCACGGTTCCGATCACGGCGGCTATCTGGCGCCAGCGTTAAATAGCGAAACGTTAAAAGGCCGCAGCCCCACCGCGTTGCGGACCATCGTGATGGCGGGCAGTTTCGACACGCTGATGCCGCCTTTCTACGGCAAGCTCAACGACGACCAAATTCGCGGCGTCATCAAACATCTGCAAGCCACGCCCAAACAACCCAATCCGGCCTGGACCCTGGCCGACATGAAAAAGTCGCTGAAAGTCTACGTCAAGGACGAAAGCACGTTGCCGGACAAGCCGACTTATAAAATTGACAATATTGATAACCTGATCGGCGTGGCGGCGCGCGGCAAATACGGCCGTGGCGAAGGTTCCAGAGCCATTTTCATCAACAGCACAACCCATCAAAAAGTCGGCGAAATCCCGACCGGCGTGGCCGCGCATATCATAGATTTCAACCCGGCCAATCCGCGCTGGGCTTACGTGAAAACCGACACCGCCGAAATTTTTAAAGTGGATTTGTATTCGATGCAAGCCACCCGCAGCATCAAGACCGGCTACAACGGCCCCGGCATGGGCGTATCACGCGACGGCAAATACATCATGGCCGGTTCCTTTGTGCCGCACAACGCGGTGATTTTGGATGCAGACACGCTGGAACCGTTAAAAACCTTCGAATTGGAAGGCGTCGATCCGGACGGCAAAATGGTGTCGTCCGATTCCGGCATGATCATCGGCACGCCTTACGCGGATATCTTTGCGATTGCTTTGGAAAACGCCGGTCAGGTCTGGATTGTCGATTATAAAGAAGACGGCTTCCCGGTCACCAAAATCGAGAAAGTCGGCCGCCACTTGCACGATGCCTTCCTGACCCATGGCGGTAAAAAGCTGATGGTGGCATCTTACGACGACAGCATTGTGGCGGCGATCGATCTGGAAGAGCGCAAACTGATCAAACAGCTGCCGGCCGGTTGCGTACCGCACGTAGGCGGCGGCTCGGCGGTCAAAGTCGACGGCCGTACCTTGGGCTTCGGTACCAACTTTGGCGATTGCGACAAAATGGTGGTCAGCGTCTGGGACTTGGACAAAATGGAAGTGGTGAAACAAATTCCGGTATCCGGCGGTACCGAATCGCCTGCCGCGCACGCCAATGCCCCGTATGTGGCTGTCGATATCATCAGCAAGGACAGACGCGCCCGCACCGTACAACTGATCGACAAGAAAACCCTGGAAGTCGTTAAAACCCTGGATGTCGGCGGCCATGCTTACTTCCCGGAATACAGCGCCGACGGCAAATTCCTCTACATCAGCGCCGGCTATAACGGCGACGAAGTGGTGGTCTACGATTCCAACACCTTGCAGAAAGTCGCCTCCGTGCCGATGGAAAGCCCCGCCGGTATTTTCTCGCGTGGCCGAGTCAAATATATGACGCGCGGCTTGTCACCCGACGAAATGGAGCAATCAAAATGA
- a CDS encoding MarR family winged helix-turn-helix transcriptional regulator, whose amino-acid sequence MIEYLTMAQTDIYELIECMTALIRSEERKKCTELGLQPVHFQVLNYLSRANKYSNTPAAVANYLGMTRGTVSQSLIILEKKGYIEKNPDSNDKRVIHLRLLPEGSEVLKEARPSDLFHSATDILRTTGQELTDANVFQQALTALQKANQSQSFGVCKTCRNFSEKDGEFFCQLTQETLTVDDSEKICQEHAPV is encoded by the coding sequence ATGATAGAATACCTAACCATGGCACAAACCGATATCTACGAACTCATAGAATGCATGACCGCGCTGATACGCTCCGAAGAGCGTAAAAAATGCACGGAACTGGGCTTGCAGCCCGTACATTTCCAGGTTTTAAACTACCTGTCGCGAGCCAACAAATACAGCAATACCCCGGCGGCCGTCGCCAACTATCTGGGCATGACCCGCGGCACGGTGTCGCAGTCCCTGATCATTCTGGAAAAAAAAGGCTACATCGAAAAAAACCCGGACAGCAACGACAAGCGAGTGATTCATTTACGCTTGCTGCCTGAAGGCAGCGAGGTATTGAAAGAGGCTCGCCCGTCCGACTTATTTCACAGCGCTACCGACATCCTGCGCACTACCGGCCAGGAATTGACCGATGCCAACGTGTTTCAACAGGCCTTGACCGCGCTGCAAAAAGCCAATCAATCGCAATCGTTCGGGGTGTGCAAAACCTGCCGCAATTTCAGCGAAAAAGACGGCGAATTTTTCTGCCAGCTGACACAAGAAACACTCACCGTCGACGACAGCGAAAAAATCTGCCAGGAACACGCGCCTGTCTAA
- a CDS encoding c-type cytochrome, translated as MKMRHSVFMLVGLLAAGGSQAASLYAGQAKAAAVCSQCHGIRNPSADAPFPPLAGRDVEYLKTAIKQYRDKTRVSEIMNAIAGSLTDKDINDIAHYYGSVKP; from the coding sequence ATGAAAATGAGACACTCTGTTTTCATGCTGGTTGGCCTGTTGGCGGCCGGCGGCAGTCAGGCGGCCAGTCTGTATGCTGGGCAAGCGAAAGCGGCCGCGGTTTGTTCGCAATGTCACGGTATCCGTAATCCCAGTGCCGATGCGCCGTTTCCGCCCTTGGCTGGGCGCGATGTGGAATACCTGAAAACGGCTATCAAGCAGTATCGTGACAAAACCCGCGTTTCGGAAATCATGAATGCGATTGCCGGCTCGCTGACCGATAAGGACATCAACGACATTGCGCATTATTACGGCAGCGTTAAGCCGTAA
- a CDS encoding c-type cytochrome produces MRPVWLLAVVSAAVVAEQPDPQRQQALMNLLKHDCGSCHGLPPKGGLGPSLMPDALADKTDTFLVDVIQNGRAGSAMPPWQQFLSPEETAWLVKQLRREGWK; encoded by the coding sequence ATGCGCCCGGTCTGGCTGCTGGCTGTAGTATCCGCCGCTGTCGTTGCGGAGCAACCTGATCCGCAACGACAGCAGGCGCTGATGAATCTGCTGAAACACGATTGCGGTTCCTGTCACGGTTTACCGCCCAAAGGCGGGCTGGGTCCGTCGTTGATGCCGGATGCGTTGGCGGACAAAACTGACACTTTTCTGGTCGACGTGATCCAAAACGGCAGGGCAGGATCGGCCATGCCGCCGTGGCAACAATTTTTATCGCCGGAAGAAACCGCTTGGCTGGTCAAGCAGTTGCGGCGGGAGGGTTGGAAATGA
- a CDS encoding HepT-like ribonuclease domain-containing protein, with amino-acid sequence MSDTDREWRFYVDDMIEFAEKVLAYTESLDQATFIATGLNYDATVRNLELMGEAANQIPSDIRGQYPQIPWRLIIATRNRLIHGYLGIDNDTLWSIITDDTPYLLSQLQTLKSDLNPQS; translated from the coding sequence ATGTCTGATACTGATCGGGAATGGCGATTTTATGTAGACGATATGATCGAGTTTGCCGAAAAAGTCTTGGCCTACACCGAAAGCCTCGATCAAGCGACATTTATTGCAACCGGTTTAAATTATGACGCCACCGTGCGCAATCTTGAACTGATGGGGGAAGCCGCCAACCAGATTCCGTCAGACATTCGCGGCCAATACCCGCAAATACCGTGGAGGCTCATCATTGCCACCCGTAATCGACTCATTCATGGCTACCTTGGTATCGACAACGATACCTTGTGGAGCATCATCACGGATGACACACCATACCTCCTTAGCCAATTGCAAACCCTAAAAAGCGATCTAAACCCTCAATCATGA
- the adk gene encoding adenylate kinase, whose translation MRIILLGSPGSGKGTQAQFITEKFAIPQISTGDMLRAAVRAGTPLGIEAKKVMDAGGLVSDDIILGLIKERIAQDDCKNGFLLDGFPRTIAQAEGLEKMGVELDYVVEIAVDDEEIIKRMSGRRVHPASGRSYHVIFNPPKTAGVDDVTGEPLIQRDDDTEETVRKRLSVYHEQTKPLVGFYSAPGQKATFASIEGVGSVGDITAKLLAVLG comes from the coding sequence ATGCGTATCATCCTGTTAGGAAGTCCCGGTTCGGGTAAAGGCACACAGGCCCAGTTCATTACCGAAAAATTTGCCATTCCGCAAATTTCCACAGGCGACATGCTGCGCGCGGCAGTGCGCGCCGGCACACCTCTAGGCATAGAAGCCAAAAAAGTCATGGATGCCGGCGGCTTGGTATCGGACGATATTATTTTGGGCTTGATCAAAGAACGCATTGCCCAGGACGATTGTAAAAACGGTTTTCTGCTGGACGGTTTTCCAAGAACTATCGCCCAGGCCGAAGGTCTGGAAAAAATGGGCGTGGAACTCGATTATGTGGTGGAAATTGCGGTCGATGACGAGGAAATCATCAAACGTATGAGCGGCCGACGCGTACACCCTGCCTCCGGCCGCAGTTACCACGTGATATTCAATCCGCCGAAAACCGCAGGCGTCGACGACGTCACCGGCGAGCCATTGATTCAACGCGACGACGATACCGAAGAAACCGTGCGCAAACGCCTGAGCGTTTATCACGAACAAACCAAACCGCTGGTCGGTTTCTATTCGGCGCCCGGCCAGAAAGCCACATTCGCCTCAATCGAAGGCGTCGGCTCGGTCGGCGACATTACCGCAAAATTGCTCGCCGTTTTAGGCTGA
- the rsmA gene encoding 16S rRNA (adenine(1518)-N(6)/adenine(1519)-N(6))-dimethyltransferase RsmA: MTHTARKRFGQNFLKDHRVISDILDYAHPQAGEHWVEIGPGLGALTRPLLDTGVRLDVVELDRDLVVHLQKQFAGNSRLTIHSADALKFDFNALATAGQKLRVIGNLPYNISTPLMFHLLETTACVEDMHFMLQKEVVNRICAEPGSKKYGRLSVMMQYFCETEWLFDVPPESFDPAPKVMSAIVRLVPHQKPPVEIGDFPHFSQLVTQAFSQRRKTLRNSLKNFISEDEIAALGINANLRAESVSLREFALISRHSLRNSQL; encoded by the coding sequence ATGACCCACACCGCCCGCAAACGTTTCGGCCAGAATTTTCTGAAAGACCATCGCGTCATCAGCGATATTCTGGATTACGCCCACCCGCAAGCCGGGGAACATTGGGTGGAGATCGGCCCCGGCCTGGGGGCGCTGACCCGGCCGCTGCTGGACACTGGCGTCAGGCTGGATGTAGTGGAGCTGGACCGCGATCTGGTCGTCCACCTGCAAAAACAATTCGCCGGCAACAGTCGGTTAACCATACACAGCGCCGATGCATTGAAATTCGACTTCAATGCCCTGGCGACAGCCGGCCAAAAGCTGCGGGTGATCGGCAACCTGCCTTACAACATCTCCACGCCGCTGATGTTTCATTTGCTGGAAACCACCGCCTGCGTGGAAGACATGCATTTCATGCTGCAAAAAGAGGTAGTAAACCGGATTTGCGCCGAACCCGGCAGCAAAAAATACGGCCGCCTCAGCGTGATGATGCAGTATTTTTGCGAAACGGAATGGCTGTTCGACGTGCCGCCGGAAAGTTTCGACCCTGCACCGAAGGTTATGTCGGCCATCGTGCGCCTGGTGCCGCACCAAAAGCCGCCGGTCGAAATCGGCGATTTTCCGCATTTCAGTCAATTGGTTACCCAAGCGTTTTCGCAACGCCGTAAGACCCTGCGTAATTCGTTAAAAAACTTTATAAGCGAAGATGAGATAGCGGCCTTGGGGATTAATGCTAATTTGCGGGCTGAATCGGTGTCGTTGAGGGAGTTTGCTTTGATTAGTCGGCATAGTCTGAGGAATAGCCAACTTTAG
- the leuC gene encoding 3-isopropylmalate dehydratase large subunit, which translates to MAGKTLYDKLWDDHVVHTEDDGSCLIYIDRQLLHEVTSPQAFEGLRLSGRQPWRIARNLAVADHNIPTTDRAKGIADPVSRLQVETLESNCKEFGITEFHMSDIRQGIVHVVGPEQGATLPGMTVVCGDSHTSTHGASAALAFGIGTSEVEHALATQCLVQKKAKNMLIKVNGKAGPGVTAKDIVLAVIGKIGTAGGTGYTIEFGGEAVRALSMEGRMTICNMAIEAGARAGLIACDETTIEYYQGRPYAPKGDDWNMAVRYWQKLHSDSDAKFDKVIEFNAAEIKPQVSWGTSPEMVLPVDANVPDPAQETDPVKRQGIERALQYMGLQAGQKITDIKLDKVFIGSCTNSRIEDLRAAAAVIKGRKKADSVKQVLIVPGSGLIKQQAEAEGLDKIFTAANFEWREPGCSMCLAMNADRLEAGEHCASTSNRNFEGRQGYGGRTHLVSPAMAAAAAIAGHFVNVTEEGA; encoded by the coding sequence ATGGCAGGTAAAACCTTATACGACAAACTTTGGGACGACCATGTCGTTCACACTGAAGACGACGGCTCGTGCTTGATTTATATCGACCGGCAATTGCTGCACGAAGTAACTTCACCGCAGGCCTTCGAAGGCTTGCGCCTGTCCGGCCGCCAACCCTGGCGGATTGCCCGCAACTTGGCGGTGGCGGATCACAATATCCCAACCACCGATAGAGCTAAGGGCATCGCCGACCCGGTTTCGCGCCTGCAGGTGGAAACTCTGGAAAGCAACTGTAAAGAATTCGGCATCACCGAGTTTCATATGAGCGACATTCGCCAAGGTATCGTGCATGTAGTCGGCCCGGAACAAGGCGCCACCCTGCCCGGCATGACCGTGGTTTGCGGCGACTCGCACACCTCCACCCACGGCGCTTCGGCGGCCTTGGCGTTCGGTATCGGCACTTCGGAGGTCGAGCACGCGTTGGCCACCCAATGCCTAGTGCAGAAAAAAGCCAAAAACATGCTGATTAAAGTTAACGGCAAAGCCGGTCCGGGCGTTACCGCCAAGGACATCGTGCTGGCCGTGATCGGCAAAATCGGCACCGCCGGCGGCACCGGTTACACCATCGAATTCGGCGGCGAAGCGGTTCGCGCCTTGTCCATGGAGGGCCGCATGACGATCTGCAACATGGCCATAGAAGCCGGTGCCCGCGCCGGTTTGATCGCCTGCGACGAAACCACCATAGAATACTACCAAGGCCGCCCCTACGCGCCCAAGGGCGACGACTGGAACATGGCCGTGCGCTACTGGCAAAAACTGCATTCCGATAGCGACGCCAAATTCGACAAAGTCATCGAATTCAACGCGGCCGAGATTAAACCGCAAGTCAGTTGGGGTACTTCGCCGGAAATGGTGTTGCCGGTAGACGCCAACGTACCCGACCCCGCGCAAGAAACCGATCCGGTGAAACGCCAAGGCATAGAACGCGCCTTGCAGTATATGGGTTTGCAGGCCGGGCAAAAAATCACCGACATCAAGCTGGACAAAGTCTTCATCGGCTCCTGCACCAATTCGCGTATCGAAGATTTGCGCGCGGCAGCGGCCGTGATCAAGGGTCGCAAAAAAGCCGACTCGGTTAAGCAAGTATTGATCGTCCCCGGCTCCGGCTTGATCAAGCAACAAGCGGAAGCGGAAGGCCTGGATAAAATCTTCACCGCCGCCAACTTCGAATGGCGCGAACCGGGCTGTTCGATGTGTCTGGCCATGAACGCCGACCGTCTGGAAGCCGGCGAACATTGCGCCTCCACTTCGAACCGCAATTTCGAGGGCCGCCAAGGTTACGGCGGGCGCACCCACTTGGTCAGCCCGGCTATGGCCGCCGCTGCGGCGATTGCCGGCCACTTTGTCAACGTCACAGAAGAAGGAGCATAA